A single genomic interval of Nostoc commune NIES-4072 harbors:
- a CDS encoding class I SAM-dependent methyltransferase encodes MSEKTLKVIEVKLLPKGDYISSGFSTIQPDSYFPNISLGNKYDSFWLYLRRDITHNWYVDKRKQNVGFVSRDEAHILYNTALKFKGKKALEIGCWMGWSACHLALGGVELDVIDPMLSEELFNESVTESLKSAGVKESVNLIPGCSPEKVEEIANKFQRKWSLIFIDGNHEAPAPLNDTIICEQLAEADALILFHDLASPDVGQGLDYLKEKGWNTMVYQTMQIMGVAWRGNVEPVIHQPDPKINWPLPPHLQGYFVSGSVQTAAEDKFAEILRAVRPYTLLSERKLFSLYSQAKQLYCYLFWLPKMLRQAIARNKPIKHD; translated from the coding sequence ATGAGTGAAAAAACATTAAAGGTGATTGAAGTCAAGTTATTACCGAAAGGAGATTATATTTCGTCAGGATTTTCCACTATTCAGCCAGATTCCTATTTTCCCAATATAAGTTTAGGAAATAAATATGATTCTTTTTGGCTTTACTTGCGGCGGGATATTACTCATAACTGGTACGTGGATAAGCGAAAGCAGAATGTAGGATTTGTCAGCAGAGATGAAGCTCATATTTTATACAATACAGCCTTAAAATTTAAAGGGAAAAAAGCTTTAGAAATAGGTTGTTGGATGGGTTGGTCAGCTTGTCATTTGGCTCTAGGAGGAGTAGAGCTAGATGTCATCGATCCGATGCTATCCGAAGAATTATTTAATGAAAGCGTCACAGAGTCACTAAAGTCGGCAGGTGTTAAAGAATCTGTAAATCTAATACCAGGATGTAGCCCTGAAAAAGTAGAAGAAATTGCAAATAAATTTCAACGTAAATGGTCGTTGATATTTATAGATGGTAATCACGAAGCACCTGCACCGCTCAATGATACAATTATTTGCGAACAACTTGCAGAAGCAGATGCTTTAATTTTATTTCATGATTTGGCTTCTCCTGACGTAGGCCAAGGTTTGGACTACTTAAAAGAAAAAGGATGGAACACAATGGTGTATCAAACTATGCAAATTATGGGAGTTGCATGGCGGGGAAATGTTGAGCCTGTAATACATCAGCCAGATCCTAAAATTAACTGGCCCTTACCTCCACATTTACAAGGTTATTTTGTAAGTGGTTCAGTTCAAACTGCGGCGGAAGATAAATTTGCAGAAATTCTCAGAGCAGTTCGACCATATACTTTATTGAGTGAAAGAAAGTTATTCTCGCTTTATAGTCAGGCAAAACAACTATATTGTTATCTTTTTTGGCTGCCAAAAATGTTAAGACAAGCAATCGCTAGAAACAAACCTATCAAACACGACTAG
- a CDS encoding lysophospholipid acyltransferase family protein translates to MSKKQHFLNKKPGWSLDERDPKFIESLMPLLGFFYHYYFRVKTSGWDNIPPQEKVLFVGSHNGGLAAPDMTMMMYDWFRRFGVEQPVYGLMHPKVWQVSPPLAQLVAKAGAIMAHPKMAYAALRSGASVLVYPGGAEDIFRPHYLRNKIYFAGRQGFIKLALRENVPIVPVISWGAHDTLIILADCYKIVRQLHEWGMPWLLGIDPEVFPIYLGLPWGLAIGPLPNIPLPVSMYTRVCPPIVFQRYGPEAASDRYYVNECYELVVSQMQQELDDLVKLATKS, encoded by the coding sequence ATGTCAAAAAAACAACATTTCTTAAACAAAAAACCCGGTTGGTCTTTGGATGAGCGAGATCCAAAGTTCATAGAATCTCTGATGCCCCTGTTGGGCTTTTTCTATCACTACTATTTCCGAGTTAAAACTAGTGGCTGGGATAATATTCCACCCCAAGAAAAAGTCCTATTTGTCGGTTCGCATAATGGGGGACTCGCAGCTCCCGATATGACAATGATGATGTACGACTGGTTCCGACGATTTGGTGTGGAACAACCTGTTTATGGTTTAATGCATCCCAAGGTTTGGCAGGTTAGCCCGCCACTAGCGCAACTGGTTGCTAAGGCTGGAGCAATCATGGCTCATCCGAAAATGGCTTACGCTGCCTTGCGCTCTGGAGCGAGTGTGCTAGTTTATCCAGGTGGAGCCGAAGATATCTTCCGACCGCATTATTTACGCAACAAAATCTACTTTGCGGGGCGACAAGGATTTATCAAGTTAGCGTTGCGGGAAAATGTGCCGATTGTCCCTGTGATTTCTTGGGGCGCTCACGATACGCTGATTATACTGGCTGATTGCTACAAAATTGTGCGGCAACTCCACGAATGGGGGATGCCTTGGCTGTTGGGGATTGATCCAGAAGTTTTTCCGATCTATCTTGGACTGCCTTGGGGATTAGCAATTGGCCCGTTACCCAACATTCCATTGCCTGTGTCCATGTACACGCGGGTTTGTCCGCCAATTGTATTTCAACGCTATGGCCCTGAAGCAGCCAGCGATCGCTACTATGTTAATGAATGTTATGAATTAGTTGTTAGTCAAATGCAGCAAGAGTTAGATGACTTAGTAAAGCTAGCTACTAAGTCCTAA
- a CDS encoding glutathione binding-like protein, translating to MIDLYYWTTPNGHKITIFLEEVGLQYTIIPVNIGAGDQFKPEFLNISPNNRIPAIVDHEPADGGAPISVFESGAILLYLAEKTGQLIPQDLRNRTKVLEWLFWQMAGLGPMAGQNHHFNAYAPEKIDYAINRYVNETGRLYGVLNKQLADREFVAGDYSIADIAAYPWIVPYERQSQNLEDFPNLKRWFEAIKARPATIRAYEKAEAFKAQAIDPDKSRDLLFNQSAKTIQP from the coding sequence ATGATTGATCTTTATTATTGGACAACCCCAAATGGTCATAAGATTACAATTTTCTTAGAAGAAGTCGGTTTGCAATATACCATAATTCCTGTGAATATTGGTGCTGGGGATCAATTTAAACCCGAATTTCTGAATATTTCTCCTAACAATCGCATCCCTGCGATTGTTGACCACGAACCAGCAGATGGAGGTGCGCCGATTTCGGTATTTGAGTCTGGTGCAATCTTGTTATATTTAGCAGAAAAAACCGGGCAATTAATCCCCCAAGATTTACGTAATCGCACTAAAGTTTTAGAGTGGTTGTTCTGGCAAATGGCAGGACTGGGGCCAATGGCCGGACAAAATCATCACTTTAACGCTTACGCTCCCGAAAAAATAGACTATGCGATTAACCGCTATGTGAATGAGACGGGACGCTTATATGGAGTGCTGAATAAGCAACTAGCAGATAGAGAATTTGTGGCTGGCGATTATTCTATCGCCGATATTGCTGCCTATCCCTGGATTGTGCCCTATGAACGCCAGAGTCAGAATCTAGAAGATTTTCCTAATCTCAAACGGTGGTTTGAGGCAATTAAAGCCCGTCCTGCAACAATTCGCGCTTACGAGAAAGCAGAAGCATTCAAAGCTCAAGCGATTGATCCTGATAAGTCACGAGATTTGTTATTTAACCAGTCGGCAAAGACTATTCAACCTTGA
- a CDS encoding YybH family protein, with protein sequence MKETLEEAKIKERVNDWLAAFSPGNKPFDFSVLDTLYWQDEKFLAFDTLSPQTTRIQGWQSYEEVWKPFMVAIAQWQVKPVGDIRIWTNDNIAVSALIFQSSATTIAKEAVVITAHATLVWENRQGQWRIIHEHISNPVNIDVN encoded by the coding sequence ATGAAAGAGACTTTAGAAGAAGCGAAAATCAAAGAACGCGTTAACGATTGGCTAGCTGCATTTAGTCCAGGCAATAAACCATTTGATTTTTCTGTTTTAGATACTCTCTACTGGCAAGATGAAAAATTCCTCGCCTTCGATACTCTCTCACCACAGACTACTCGAATTCAAGGATGGCAATCCTATGAGGAAGTCTGGAAGCCTTTCATGGTTGCAATAGCCCAGTGGCAAGTTAAACCAGTTGGAGATATTCGGATCTGGACAAATGATAACATTGCCGTCTCTGCTTTGATCTTCCAAAGTAGCGCAACCACTATTGCGAAAGAAGCGGTTGTAATTACGGCTCATGCGACACTTGTATGGGAGAACCGACAGGGACAATGGCGTATTATCCACGAGCACATCTCTAACCCAGTTAATATAGATGTCAATTAG
- a CDS encoding GNAT family N-acetyltransferase — protein MSNDFSLSSFPELETERLLLRETTLEDAEAIFAVFSDPGVTQFHDLDTFTSIKEAIAVVGRRAKRFERGEGIRWGIARKQDNVVIGSCGFTWNPQEQSAEVGYELANTFWRQGIMTEAVRTILQFGFEQMGLRFIVAQVMLDNIASKKLLEKLGFQSQGVLKEYRFFKGQFHDLEQFVLNK, from the coding sequence ATGAGCAACGATTTCTCACTATCTTCCTTTCCTGAATTAGAAACAGAAAGGCTCCTTCTTCGTGAGACAACGTTGGAGGATGCTGAGGCTATCTTTGCTGTATTCTCCGATCCAGGCGTGACTCAGTTTCACGATCTTGATACTTTCACTTCTATTAAAGAAGCGATTGCTGTTGTTGGACGTAGAGCCAAGCGGTTTGAGCGAGGAGAAGGAATTCGCTGGGGAATCGCACGTAAGCAAGACAACGTTGTGATTGGTTCCTGTGGGTTTACATGGAACCCACAAGAACAGTCTGCTGAGGTCGGTTATGAGCTTGCCAATACTTTTTGGAGGCAAGGCATTATGACTGAGGCAGTGCGTACCATCTTGCAATTTGGGTTTGAGCAAATGGGTTTGCGTTTTATTGTTGCCCAAGTCATGCTGGACAACATAGCTTCTAAAAAGTTGCTAGAAAAATTAGGTTTTCAGAGTCAGGGTGTACTGAAAGAGTATCGCTTCTTCAAAGGGCAGTTTCACGATCTAGAGCAATTTGTGCTTAACAAATAA
- a CDS encoding MFS transporter, with translation MNESFILANEPLKLLPLPPAPTMSLPSFLARRSFHYGWIVAGLTFLALLVAAGIRSAPGVFIVPLEQEFGWSRATISLAISINLVLYGLIGPFAATVMERIGIRRMMVFSLAVIALGVGLTTLMSASWQLVLLWGVVVGSGSGVIALVLGAIVVNRWFLEKRGLVLGILTASTATGQLVFLPMLASIADRFGWRTAALALTGAAVLIIPAIAAFMRDRPADVGLRPFGDNSETVELSQPRANSITSTLNALWVGMRNRDFWLLFGSFFICGASTNGLIGTHLIPACIDHGIPEVKAAGLLAIMGLFDFFGTTMSGWLSDRWNNRYLLFWYYGLRGLSLIFLPFSFNFSFYGLSIFAVFYGLDWIATVPPTVRLVANVFGKENVGVMFGWIVAGHQLGAATAAFGAGVLRTWTGSYLQAFILSGILCLIAAVCVLQIGQSPTKGNSELSSVTLNS, from the coding sequence GTGAATGAGTCTTTTATACTCGCCAACGAACCTTTGAAGCTGCTCCCCCTGCCCCCTGCCCCAACCATGTCCTTACCCTCCTTCCTAGCGCGTCGTTCGTTCCATTATGGCTGGATTGTAGCTGGCTTAACATTCCTAGCCTTGCTCGTTGCAGCCGGAATTCGTTCTGCTCCTGGAGTTTTTATAGTGCCTCTCGAACAGGAGTTTGGCTGGAGTAGAGCAACTATATCTTTGGCAATCTCCATTAACTTAGTACTCTATGGACTGATTGGCCCTTTTGCCGCTACAGTTATGGAGCGGATCGGCATTCGCCGGATGATGGTGTTCTCACTTGCTGTCATTGCTCTCGGTGTCGGTTTAACTACTTTGATGTCCGCTTCCTGGCAGCTAGTTTTGCTGTGGGGTGTAGTTGTCGGTTCTGGTAGCGGAGTTATTGCCCTGGTTTTGGGTGCTATTGTTGTCAATCGCTGGTTTTTGGAAAAGCGGGGTCTAGTTCTGGGCATCTTAACCGCCAGTACTGCCACGGGGCAACTGGTATTTCTGCCCATGCTGGCCTCAATAGCCGATCGCTTTGGATGGCGAACTGCTGCTCTAGCTCTTACTGGTGCAGCAGTTCTAATTATTCCAGCGATCGCAGCTTTTATGCGCGATCGTCCGGCGGATGTCGGTTTGCGACCCTTTGGCGATAACAGTGAAACTGTGGAATTATCACAGCCTAGAGCAAATTCCATCACTTCCACCCTTAACGCTCTTTGGGTAGGAATGCGTAATCGAGATTTCTGGCTGTTATTTGGTAGCTTTTTTATCTGTGGTGCTAGCACAAATGGGTTAATTGGAACTCATTTGATTCCTGCTTGTATTGACCACGGTATCCCGGAAGTCAAGGCTGCTGGTCTTTTGGCAATCATGGGACTATTCGATTTTTTTGGAACTACTATGTCGGGTTGGCTATCCGATCGCTGGAACAATCGCTACTTGTTGTTTTGGTACTACGGACTACGGGGTTTGTCTTTGATTTTCTTGCCCTTCAGTTTCAACTTCTCCTTCTATGGACTTTCCATTTTCGCCGTCTTCTATGGACTTGATTGGATTGCCACTGTACCACCGACGGTGCGTCTTGTTGCCAATGTCTTTGGTAAAGAAAATGTCGGCGTGATGTTTGGTTGGATTGTCGCAGGACACCAGCTCGGTGCAGCCACAGCAGCCTTTGGAGCCGGAGTGTTGAGAACTTGGACGGGTAGTTATTTACAAGCGTTTATTTTATCAGGCATTCTCTGTCTAATTGCCGCAGTTTGTGTACTGCAAATTGGTCAAAGTCCTACTAAGGGCAATTCAGAGTTATCTTCAGTCACGCTCAATTCTTAA
- a CDS encoding nitroreductase family protein: MSSITQTQALDVPSAIAQRRSIKTFKTDPIAPELLKQLVELTVAAPSSFNIQDWQIILVQDEAQKAALSAASWNQQQIVQAPVTFVFAADPNVGERDLTPIFERATETGAWNEGTVNYFKSAIPQFQAGLGDKRREYAIKDAIIAATHLVLAAESLGLSTCFMNGWIEDQVKQVIGAENNPDLAIAVLVPVGYAAEPRLNPGRLPFSSNVSVDRIGNPYEG; this comes from the coding sequence ATGAGTTCCATCACCCAAACTCAAGCTTTAGATGTACCGAGTGCGATCGCTCAACGTCGTTCCATCAAAACTTTTAAAACAGACCCCATTGCCCCAGAACTGCTCAAGCAACTGGTAGAGTTAACCGTGGCAGCGCCCAGCAGCTTTAATATCCAGGACTGGCAAATTATTCTCGTGCAAGATGAGGCGCAAAAGGCAGCACTATCAGCAGCATCGTGGAATCAACAGCAAATTGTCCAAGCACCTGTAACCTTCGTCTTTGCCGCCGATCCTAACGTAGGCGAACGAGACTTAACCCCAATTTTTGAGAGGGCAACTGAAACTGGGGCATGGAATGAAGGCACGGTAAACTACTTTAAAAGCGCCATCCCACAATTTCAAGCTGGGCTAGGCGACAAACGACGCGAATATGCGATCAAAGATGCCATCATTGCCGCTACTCATTTGGTGTTAGCCGCAGAAAGTCTAGGATTATCCACTTGTTTTATGAACGGTTGGATTGAGGATCAGGTAAAACAAGTGATTGGTGCTGAGAATAATCCAGATTTAGCGATCGCTGTTTTAGTTCCTGTTGGCTATGCAGCCGAACCACGCTTAAATCCCGGTCGTTTGCCATTCTCTTCCAACGTCTCTGTAGACAGAATTGGTAATCCTTATGAAGGGTAG
- a CDS encoding SDR family NAD(P)-dependent oxidoreductase produces the protein MATTALIVGAGSGLSASLARLFAKEGFTVALAARQIEKLTQLSSEIGAVSFAADASNPDEVEQLFIDIDHKIGSPNIVVYNPSYRVRGPLVDLDPGEVAKTLDVTAYGGFLVAQAATKRFLQLGGGAIFFTGASASVKGYAESAPFAMGKFALRGLAQSIARELAPKNIHVAHFVIDGAIRSTVRQDPADNPDSTLDPDAIAQTYLSILRQPRSAWTYEVELRPWVENF, from the coding sequence ATGGCAACAACAGCTTTAATTGTCGGTGCAGGTAGTGGACTAAGCGCATCTTTAGCCCGCCTATTTGCTAAAGAAGGATTCACCGTAGCTTTAGCGGCTCGCCAAATTGAAAAACTGACTCAATTGAGCAGTGAAATTGGCGCAGTTAGTTTTGCTGCTGATGCCTCAAACCCAGATGAAGTAGAACAGTTATTTATTGATATTGATCATAAAATTGGTTCCCCGAATATTGTCGTTTACAATCCTAGTTACCGAGTGCGGGGGCCTCTTGTTGATCTAGACCCTGGTGAGGTGGCAAAAACCCTAGATGTAACTGCTTATGGTGGCTTTCTCGTTGCCCAAGCTGCTACCAAAAGGTTTTTGCAACTTGGTGGCGGTGCTATCTTCTTTACTGGAGCCTCAGCGAGTGTTAAGGGTTATGCTGAGTCTGCTCCCTTTGCAATGGGTAAATTTGCACTGCGCGGTTTGGCTCAGAGTATTGCTAGAGAATTAGCACCAAAGAATATCCATGTAGCGCATTTCGTGATTGATGGTGCAATCCGCTCCACAGTCCGCCAAGATCCAGCAGATAATCCTGATAGTACCCTTGACCCAGATGCGATCGCTCAAACTTATCTCAGCATTTTACGCCAACCCCGTAGTGCTTGGACTTATGAAGTAGAACTACGTCCGTGGGTAGAGAACTTTTAG
- a CDS encoding class I SAM-dependent methyltransferase, producing the protein MNIDFGATATDYAKHRAGFPSSLFNRLSEYGIGLPGQNIVDLGTGTGTLARGFADRGAYVIGIDPSASLLEQARLLSESIELKVDYRVATAENTELPDASADVVTAGQCWHWFDRPRAVQEITRILRKNGSLAIAHFDWIPLKGNVVEATEQLIKAHNPAWNLDGGNGMYPLWLQDIGEGGFREIRTFSYDVFVSYTHEAWRGRIRASAGVGASMTQELVEVFDQELATLLETKYPTPILQVHHRVWAVIAKSPQR; encoded by the coding sequence ATGAATATTGATTTTGGTGCAACTGCTACTGATTATGCAAAACACCGCGCTGGCTTTCCCAGTTCATTATTTAACAGACTGTCTGAATATGGTATAGGTTTACCAGGGCAGAATATTGTTGACCTTGGTACAGGAACAGGAACACTAGCGCGGGGCTTTGCCGATAGAGGTGCTTATGTCATTGGCATAGATCCATCAGCATCACTTTTAGAACAAGCGAGACTGTTAAGCGAATCTATCGAACTCAAAGTAGATTATCGAGTCGCAACTGCCGAGAATACCGAGTTACCAGATGCAAGTGCGGATGTAGTGACAGCCGGACAGTGTTGGCATTGGTTTGATCGTCCGCGTGCTGTCCAAGAAATTACTCGGATATTGAGAAAAAATGGCTCGCTCGCGATCGCTCATTTTGATTGGATACCCTTAAAAGGTAATGTCGTTGAAGCAACAGAACAATTGATCAAGGCTCATAATCCAGCGTGGAATTTGGATGGTGGTAATGGAATGTATCCCTTGTGGTTACAAGACATTGGCGAAGGAGGATTCCGAGAAATCCGCACATTTTCTTACGATGTCTTTGTGTCTTATACACACGAAGCTTGGCGGGGGCGAATTCGTGCTAGTGCAGGCGTGGGAGCCAGTATGACACAAGAATTGGTAGAAGTATTTGATCAGGAATTGGCGACATTACTCGAAACAAAATATCCTACGCCAATTCTTCAGGTTCACCATAGAGTTTGGGCTGTGATCGCCAAATCACCGCAAAGATGA
- the trxA gene encoding thioredoxin — MSSITNVTEATFKQEVLESEIPVLVDFWAPWCGPCRMVGPVVDEVAAEYEGQVKFVKLNTDQNPTVASHYGIRSIPTLMVFKGGRQVDTVVGAVPKTTLNKTLAQHL; from the coding sequence ATGTCATCCATTACAAATGTCACAGAAGCCACATTCAAGCAAGAAGTCTTAGAAAGTGAGATTCCAGTTTTAGTGGACTTTTGGGCCCCGTGGTGTGGCCCTTGCCGGATGGTGGGCCCAGTCGTCGATGAAGTTGCTGCTGAATACGAAGGACAGGTGAAATTTGTGAAGCTGAACACAGATCAAAATCCTACTGTCGCCAGCCACTATGGAATTCGCAGCATTCCGACACTGATGGTTTTTAAGGGAGGTCGCCAGGTTGATACTGTCGTAGGGGCAGTTCCAAAAACCACCTTGAATAAGACCTTAGCACAGCATCTTTAA
- a CDS encoding SDR family NAD(P)-dependent oxidoreductase, giving the protein MDLKLHGKSALVSGSTAGIGFAIALGLAQEGASVIINGRTEERVAQAIAKIKHSTPDAKVSGVVADTGTASGIEKVFQEVPHVDILINNLGIYEPKTSFDITDKDWLNIFEVNVLSGVRLSRQYLQKQLEQNWGRIIFISSESAIQIPVEMIHYGTTKTAQLAIARGLAEMTVGTGVTVNSVLPGPTRSEGVEKFITNLAQERSIDRAQVEAEFFQNVRPSSLIKRFATNEEVAAIVVYLSSPVASATNGAALRVDGGLIRSIV; this is encoded by the coding sequence ATGGACTTGAAATTGCATGGTAAATCCGCGCTGGTGAGTGGCTCAACCGCAGGTATTGGTTTTGCGATCGCTCTTGGGTTAGCTCAAGAGGGTGCATCAGTGATTATCAACGGTCGGACTGAAGAACGAGTAGCTCAAGCGATCGCTAAAATTAAGCATTCTACACCCGACGCGAAAGTTTCTGGTGTTGTTGCTGATACAGGTACTGCATCAGGGATAGAAAAAGTCTTTCAAGAGGTTCCTCACGTTGATATCCTGATAAACAATTTAGGTATTTACGAGCCAAAAACCTCCTTTGATATTACTGATAAAGACTGGTTAAACATATTTGAGGTTAACGTCCTTAGCGGAGTCCGTTTGAGTCGGCAATATCTGCAAAAGCAGCTAGAGCAAAACTGGGGACGGATAATTTTTATCTCCAGCGAGTCTGCGATTCAAATTCCCGTAGAAATGATTCACTACGGCACAACTAAGACAGCACAGCTAGCCATTGCACGAGGTTTAGCAGAGATGACTGTGGGGACTGGAGTCACGGTAAACTCCGTCCTCCCTGGGCCAACCCGTTCAGAAGGAGTTGAAAAGTTTATCACCAACCTGGCGCAGGAACGTAGTATTGATCGCGCCCAAGTCGAGGCTGAGTTTTTTCAAAATGTGCGTCCAAGTTCCCTAATCAAACGCTTTGCAACTAATGAAGAAGTAGCAGCGATCGTAGTTTACCTTTCTAGCCCCGTAGCTTCAGCAACTAATGGTGCAGCTTTGCGGGTAGATGGTGGCCTTATTCGGTCGATTGTTTAG
- a CDS encoding helix-turn-helix domain-containing protein, which produces MQIEQPFRINAAQPDKLKQFLPQPLIISSPVAGWNGFYFAYHRQLNYQLPETSPFQNIITIYTREFQAKLKINGHWQSKSYAPTDVGIFPADQISPAVQFEQELGFIHIGLEPAMITRVAYESVNADAVEIVQQLQTHDPLIQQIGLTLKQEIENSGFDSSLYIESAVNLLAVHLLKRYSTQKFIIREYTDGLPKHKLKEAIAYINDNLDQNLSLAEIAAIAQISPHYFASLFKQSMGIAPHQYITKCRVERAKYLLASFFIC; this is translated from the coding sequence ATGCAAATAGAGCAGCCTTTTAGAATTAATGCCGCCCAACCAGACAAACTAAAACAATTCCTTCCCCAACCTTTAATTATCTCCAGCCCAGTCGCTGGTTGGAATGGTTTTTATTTTGCCTATCATCGCCAGTTAAACTATCAACTCCCTGAAACCTCGCCTTTTCAGAACATTATTACCATTTATACTAGAGAGTTTCAGGCCAAATTAAAAATTAACGGGCACTGGCAAAGTAAATCTTATGCACCAACTGATGTAGGTATTTTTCCTGCTGATCAAATTTCTCCAGCAGTACAATTTGAACAGGAATTAGGGTTTATCCATATTGGTCTTGAACCAGCGATGATTACTCGTGTTGCCTACGAGTCAGTAAATGCTGATGCAGTTGAAATTGTACAACAACTGCAAACCCACGATCCACTGATTCAACAAATTGGACTGACACTCAAGCAGGAAATAGAAAATAGTGGATTTGATAGTTCCTTGTATATAGAGTCAGCAGTAAATCTGTTGGCGGTGCATTTGTTGAAACGTTATTCAACGCAAAAATTCATTATTCGAGAATATACAGATGGATTACCAAAACATAAATTAAAAGAAGCGATCGCTTATATCAACGATAACTTAGACCAAAATTTGTCTTTAGCAGAAATTGCTGCGATCGCACAGATCAGCCCGCATTATTTTGCTAGCTTATTTAAGCAATCAATGGGAATAGCACCTCACCAATATATTACTAAATGTCGAGTCGAAAGAGCAAAATATTTACTTGCAAGTTTTTTTATTTGTTAA
- a CDS encoding alkene reductase has protein sequence MTSDINLFSPYQLGNLELPNRIVMAPLTRNRAGKGNVPYQLNATYYAQRASAGLIISEATQVTPEGQGYPATPGIHSSEQVEGWKLVTDTVHQQGGRIFLQLWHVGRISHPDLQPNGALPVAPSAIAPKGDAATYEGPKPFVIPRALETSEIPQIVEQYRQGAANALAAGFDGVEIHGANGYLIDQFLRDRTNQRTDKYGGSIENRTRFLLEVTEAVTSVWDSNRVGVRLSPSGTFNDIGDSNPLETFGYAAQALNQFNLAYLHIYEATDADIRHGGIIVSTSHIRDRFTGTLIVNGGYTREKGDAVLANKAADLVAFGTLFISNPDLPRRLALNAPLNEANQATFYGGGEEGYTDYPFWSSANEQVVNT, from the coding sequence ATGACTAGTGATATCAACTTATTCTCTCCTTACCAATTAGGGAATCTGGAACTACCTAACCGAATAGTAATGGCACCCTTAACCCGAAACAGGGCAGGTAAGGGAAACGTACCATATCAACTTAATGCTACCTACTACGCCCAACGTGCTTCCGCCGGACTGATTATTTCTGAAGCAACACAGGTAACTCCTGAAGGACAGGGCTATCCTGCTACACCAGGAATTCATTCATCAGAACAGGTGGAGGGATGGAAGTTAGTAACCGATACCGTACATCAGCAGGGAGGGAGAATTTTTCTGCAACTATGGCATGTGGGCAGGATTTCTCATCCAGACTTACAACCGAATGGAGCTTTACCTGTGGCACCTTCTGCCATTGCTCCTAAAGGTGACGCCGCAACTTATGAGGGGCCAAAACCTTTTGTAATTCCCCGTGCTTTAGAAACTTCGGAAATACCGCAGATAGTCGAACAGTATCGTCAGGGAGCGGCAAATGCCCTAGCGGCTGGGTTTGATGGGGTGGAAATTCACGGCGCTAATGGTTATTTAATAGATCAGTTTCTGCGCGATCGCACCAATCAACGTACAGATAAATATGGCGGTTCCATTGAAAATCGTACCCGATTCCTGTTAGAAGTCACAGAAGCAGTAACTAGTGTGTGGGATTCTAACCGAGTCGGGGTACGTTTGTCTCCCAGTGGGACTTTTAACGATATAGGTGACTCCAATCCCCTGGAGACATTTGGTTATGCGGCTCAAGCGTTGAACCAGTTTAATTTGGCATATCTGCATATTTATGAAGCAACAGATGCAGACATCAGACATGGCGGGATAATTGTATCCACTAGTCATATACGCGATCGCTTTACAGGTACACTCATCGTCAATGGTGGTTATACTCGTGAAAAAGGCGATGCTGTACTGGCAAACAAAGCAGCAGATTTAGTTGCCTTTGGCACATTATTTATATCAAACCCAGATTTACCCCGACGCTTGGCTTTAAATGCACCACTAAACGAAGCAAATCAAGCAACCTTTTATGGTGGCGGCGAAGAAGGATATACAGATTATCCATTTTGGTCATCTGCTAATGAGCAGGTAGTCAACACCTAA
- a CDS encoding MoaD/ThiS family protein: MSKSAITVTVKLFAAYQEAFRVSELVLEFPNSIPVKTVCDRLIAEHPELSQWRDITRFGINLIFVEPDTLLQDGDEVVLIPPVSGG; the protein is encoded by the coding sequence ATGTCTAAATCTGCAATCACCGTTACCGTCAAATTGTTCGCTGCTTATCAAGAAGCCTTCAGGGTTTCGGAACTAGTGCTGGAATTTCCCAATAGTATCCCAGTAAAAACAGTATGCGATCGCCTCATAGCTGAACACCCCGAACTCTCCCAATGGCGAGACATCACCCGCTTTGGAATTAATCTAATATTTGTTGAACCAGATACCCTACTACAAGATGGGGATGAAGTCGTCCTGATTCCACCAGTAAGCGGCGGCTAG